From Flavobacterium alkalisoli, the proteins below share one genomic window:
- a CDS encoding tetratricopeptide repeat protein: MATYNKRGYKAPKPEEVKDVVEPQETFDGQSTTEEVFNTLDETASKTEEWVARNQKPILVGLLVVALGLVGYMLYDRVLVEPKETDAVNDMFQAEQYFIQATNSTTAKDSLFNLALNGGEGKMGLLSVIDTYSGTDAANIADYMAGMAYLNTGKYKEAIEHLDNYKGKELTTGILAKGAIGDAFVQLGQNEQALEYYGKAVAMGDDALVTPRFLFKAGQLSVQMNNKAEANKYFTQIKDKYESAPEANNIDAYIAMTE; this comes from the coding sequence ATGGCAACATATAACAAAAGAGGGTACAAAGCTCCGAAACCGGAAGAGGTTAAAGATGTAGTAGAACCGCAGGAAACTTTTGATGGTCAGAGTACAACTGAAGAAGTATTTAATACACTTGACGAAACCGCTTCTAAAACAGAAGAATGGGTAGCCAGAAATCAGAAGCCTATTCTTGTAGGTTTACTAGTGGTTGCTCTAGGATTAGTAGGGTATATGTTATATGATCGCGTTTTAGTTGAGCCTAAAGAAACTGATGCCGTTAACGATATGTTCCAGGCTGAGCAATACTTTATTCAGGCTACAAATTCAACAACAGCAAAAGACTCTTTGTTTAATCTTGCCCTAAACGGGGGTGAAGGTAAAATGGGACTTTTATCTGTTATTGATACCTACTCGGGTACTGATGCAGCTAACATTGCCGATTATATGGCAGGTATGGCTTACCTTAACACCGGTAAATACAAAGAGGCTATTGAGCATCTTGATAACTATAAAGGAAAAGAACTTACAACCGGTATATTAGCAAAAGGTGCTATTGGTGATGCTTTTGTACAATTAGGCCAAAATGAGCAGGCTCTAGAGTACTACGGTAAAGCAGTAGCTATGGGAGATGATGCACTTGTAACTCCTCGTTTCCTTTTCAAAGCAGGACAACTTTCTGTGCAGATGAACAATAAAGCTGAAGCTAACAAATACTTTACTCAGATTAAAGATAAGTATGAGTCGGCTCCTGAAGCTAACAATATCGATGCTTATATTGCAATGACAGAATAA
- the recF gene encoding DNA replication/repair protein RecF (All proteins in this family for which functions are known are DNA-binding proteins that assist the filamentation of RecA onto DNA for the initiation of recombination or recombinational repair.) has product MYLKNLSLLNYKNISEANFEFDSKINCFVGKNGIGKTNVLDAIYHLSYGKSYFNPLAIQNIKHGEEFFVIDGTFEKNERTEQIVCSLKKGQKKVLKRNSKAYDKFSEHIGFIPLVMISPSDNDLIMEGSETRRKFIDSVISQLDPAYLQELISYQKIVAQRNALLKYFAINRTFDKETLSIYNEQLTTLGHVIFEKRKQFLADFIPIFNTHHHAITNSAEDVTLVYQSQLEEKPLNELLEENLQRDKVLQYTSVGIHKDDLSFEIENHPIKKFGSQGQQKSFLIALKLAQFDFIKKQSGVLPILLFDDIFDKLDETRVSKIVEMVNDKVFGQIFISDTHPERTETIVKSTHQSYRIFNL; this is encoded by the coding sequence ATGTACCTAAAAAATTTATCCCTCCTAAATTACAAGAATATATCTGAAGCTAATTTTGAGTTCGACTCAAAGATAAACTGTTTTGTGGGAAAAAACGGTATTGGTAAAACAAATGTACTTGATGCCATATACCATCTTTCTTACGGTAAAAGCTATTTTAATCCGCTAGCCATACAAAACATAAAGCACGGAGAAGAATTTTTTGTTATAGACGGGACTTTTGAAAAAAATGAGCGTACTGAGCAAATTGTATGCAGCCTTAAAAAAGGACAGAAAAAAGTTTTAAAAAGAAACAGTAAAGCATACGACAAGTTCTCTGAACACATCGGCTTTATACCATTGGTTATGATCTCCCCTTCCGATAACGACCTTATTATGGAAGGCAGTGAAACCAGACGCAAATTTATAGACAGTGTTATATCGCAACTGGATCCGGCTTATTTACAGGAACTCATCAGCTATCAAAAAATAGTTGCACAACGTAATGCCCTGCTTAAATATTTTGCCATTAACCGTACTTTTGACAAGGAGACACTAAGCATATATAACGAGCAGCTAACTACTTTAGGACATGTAATTTTTGAAAAGCGCAAGCAGTTCCTTGCCGATTTCATTCCTATATTCAATACACATCATCATGCCATAACCAACTCAGCAGAAGATGTAACACTGGTATACCAGAGCCAGCTGGAAGAAAAACCTCTTAATGAATTACTGGAAGAAAACCTACAGCGTGATAAGGTACTACAATATACAAGTGTAGGTATACATAAAGACGACCTATCATTTGAAATAGAAAACCACCCTATCAAAAAATTTGGTTCGCAGGGACAGCAAAAATCTTTTTTAATAGCTTTAAAGCTTGCCCAGTTTGACTTTATAAAAAAACAAAGCGGGGTATTGCCCATCTTACTTTTTGATGATATTTTTGATAAGCTCGACGAGACTAGGGTATCTAAAATTGTGGAAATGGTTAACGATAAGGTATTTGGACAGATATTTATTTCTGATACACATCCTGAACGTACCGAAACCATTGTAAAGTCTACCCATCAGAGTTATCGTATATTTAACTTATAA
- a CDS encoding S9 family peptidase, producing MKKSILTILAFTVLSSITAQEKTELPGDTSLPSSKQELEKLAAQEKGSYKYSVEDYFKKPKQSSFQFSPNGMYFSYMEKEDDGKRHVYVKNTATDKVTRVIEEDKDLIRGYGWANNNRLIYVMDNGGNENYHLFAVDLDGKNQKELTPFDGVRVSVLNNLKDQKDFMIIQMNKDNPEVFEPYKINIITGDYVKLFENKDLSSPISSYDFDKDGNLKAYTQQQNGTNYVLYYRLSEKEPFKKAMETTWKDQFGILEFNYATENPHDAYVLSNLENNTNEIILYDFAQGKTIKKLFADKTYDADGIETSRKRGYEVDCYYYTGEKSEVIPVSETYKKLDKRFKKEFKDKEVTITNVTDDEDKLLLYVGSDKLYGIYYFYDVKKDTFKEIFNLMPNLKEADMAEIRPIEFKSRDGLTLHGYLTIPKEAKDGKKVPLIVNPHGGPYGPRDTWGFNPETQLFASRGYATLQVNYRGSGGYGKEFSQAGNKQIGRKMLDDLEDGVAYVKSLNMIDDKKIAIYGGSYGGLATLGSLVKTPDLYTCGVDYVGVSNLFTFFKSFPPYWKPYLGQVYEQWYDENSKEDQEIMKKISPALNVDKITKPLFVVQGANDPRVNINESDQVVQNLRKRGFDVPYMVKYNEGHGFGHEENRLELYKCMMGFFAKHLK from the coding sequence ATGAAAAAATCAATCTTAACCATTCTTGCATTTACTGTTTTAAGCAGTATTACGGCACAGGAAAAAACGGAATTGCCGGGAGACACTTCGCTCCCTTCCTCCAAACAGGAACTTGAAAAATTAGCGGCACAGGAAAAAGGCAGCTATAAATACTCTGTAGAGGATTATTTTAAGAAACCGAAGCAAAGCTCTTTCCAGTTCTCCCCTAACGGTATGTATTTTTCATACATGGAAAAAGAAGACGACGGCAAAAGACATGTGTATGTCAAAAACACTGCTACAGACAAAGTAACCCGTGTTATTGAAGAAGACAAAGACCTTATAAGAGGCTATGGTTGGGCTAACAACAACAGACTTATTTATGTAATGGACAACGGAGGTAATGAAAATTACCATCTGTTTGCTGTGGATCTTGATGGTAAAAATCAAAAAGAGCTTACTCCGTTTGATGGCGTAAGGGTTAGCGTTTTAAATAATCTGAAAGACCAGAAGGATTTTATGATCATTCAGATGAATAAGGACAATCCTGAAGTGTTTGAACCTTATAAAATAAATATCATTACCGGCGATTATGTAAAGCTTTTTGAAAACAAAGACCTATCCAGCCCCATAAGTAGTTATGATTTTGACAAGGACGGAAACCTAAAGGCATATACCCAACAGCAAAACGGAACTAACTATGTACTGTATTACAGGCTTAGTGAAAAAGAACCGTTTAAAAAAGCTATGGAAACAACATGGAAAGACCAGTTCGGCATACTGGAATTCAATTATGCGACAGAGAATCCGCATGATGCTTATGTGCTTTCAAACCTTGAAAACAATACCAATGAAATCATACTATATGATTTTGCACAGGGTAAAACGATAAAAAAATTATTTGCAGACAAGACCTATGATGCTGATGGTATAGAAACATCACGCAAAAGAGGTTATGAAGTAGACTGCTATTATTACACAGGAGAAAAATCGGAAGTTATTCCGGTAAGTGAGACTTATAAAAAACTTGATAAACGATTTAAAAAAGAATTTAAAGACAAAGAGGTAACCATAACCAATGTAACTGATGATGAAGACAAACTGTTACTTTATGTAGGCAGTGACAAGCTTTATGGCATATACTATTTTTATGATGTAAAGAAAGACACCTTTAAAGAGATCTTTAACCTGATGCCAAACCTGAAAGAGGCTGATATGGCAGAGATACGACCTATAGAATTTAAGTCAAGGGACGGGTTAACACTACATGGTTATCTAACAATTCCTAAAGAAGCAAAAGACGGTAAGAAAGTACCCCTTATTGTTAATCCTCACGGAGGACCATACGGACCAAGAGATACCTGGGGCTTTAATCCCGAAACACAGCTTTTTGCCAGCCGCGGGTATGCAACGCTTCAGGTTAACTACAGAGGCTCGGGCGGGTATGGAAAAGAATTCTCTCAGGCAGGAAATAAACAGATAGGCCGCAAAATGCTGGACGATCTTGAAGACGGAGTTGCTTATGTAAAATCGTTAAATATGATTGACGATAAAAAGATTGCTATTTACGGAGGAAGTTATGGAGGTTTAGCCACATTAGGAAGCCTTGTAAAAACTCCGGACTTATACACCTGTGGAGTTGACTATGTAGGGGTATCTAATCTGTTTACCTTCTTTAAATCATTCCCTCCTTACTGGAAACCATACTTAGGACAGGTTTACGAACAATGGTATGACGAAAACTCTAAAGAAGATCAGGAAATAATGAAAAAAATATCTCCTGCGCTTAATGTAGATAAAATTACCAAACCACTATTTGTGGTACAGGGTGCTAACGATCCAAGGGTAAATATCAATGAAAGTGATCAGGTAGTACAAAACCTGAGAAAAAGAGGATTTGATGTTCCTTATATGGTAAAATATAATGAAGGCCACGGATTTGGACATGAAGAAAATAGACTGGAGCTATACAAATGCATGATGGGATTCTTTGCCAAGCATTTAAAATAA
- a CDS encoding DUF5004 domain-containing protein: MRSKIIYGLAIMGLLAVGCNDPDDGSYVDPITIYEKVDGEWGLMNLKMVDEYAKANAIEPSEQNLSALFNYEDFKLRLNVDENMQPTTYEVLGDVPPLFSPNGYWKLSSAFQQPNGEAIKIYLYSDAQKTTLTDELKLISVPGSNEQMEIQLVRTSGGNPFVSYSFKLNAVN; the protein is encoded by the coding sequence ATGAGAAGTAAAATTATTTATGGGTTAGCTATCATGGGGTTACTGGCCGTAGGCTGTAACGATCCGGATGATGGCAGTTATGTAGATCCTATTACCATTTATGAAAAGGTAGATGGCGAATGGGGATTAATGAATTTAAAGATGGTTGATGAATATGCTAAGGCAAATGCCATAGAACCATCTGAGCAAAACCTTAGTGCATTATTTAACTACGAAGACTTTAAGCTACGTCTTAATGTAGACGAAAATATGCAGCCTACAACTTATGAGGTATTAGGTGATGTTCCTCCATTGTTTTCTCCTAACGGTTATTGGAAACTGAGCTCTGCTTTCCAACAGCCAAATGGTGAAGCTATAAAAATATACTTATATAGTGATGCACAAAAAACTACACTTACAGATGAGCTTAAATTAATATCTGTACCGGGCAGTAACGAGCAAATGGAAATTCAGTTGGTAAGGACATCTGGAGGTAATCCTTTTGTTTCCTATTCATTTAAGTTAAATGCAGTTAATTAA
- the ribH gene encoding 6,7-dimethyl-8-ribityllumazine synthase has protein sequence MATANKNLSQYDKNTIPNAKNFRFGIVVSEWNESITENLCKGAIEALLENGVSEDNIVKWDVPGSFELIYGSKRMIDTQNVDAVIAIGSVIQGETKHFDFVCEAVSQGIKDLNVQTDIPVVFCVLTDNTLQQAIDRSGGKHGNKGTEAGIVAIKMANLRSVTS, from the coding sequence ATGGCAACAGCTAATAAAAACTTATCACAATATGATAAAAACACTATCCCAAATGCGAAAAACTTTCGATTTGGGATTGTTGTTTCTGAATGGAACGAATCCATAACAGAAAATCTTTGCAAAGGTGCTATTGAAGCATTGCTTGAAAACGGCGTAAGTGAAGATAATATAGTTAAGTGGGATGTTCCGGGAAGTTTTGAGCTTATTTATGGTTCTAAAAGAATGATTGATACTCAAAACGTAGACGCTGTTATTGCCATAGGCAGCGTTATACAGGGAGAAACCAAACATTTTGATTTTGTATGTGAGGCTGTATCTCAGGGAATAAAAGATCTTAACGTGCAAACGGATATTCCTGTAGTGTTTTGTGTACTTACCGATAATACCCTGCAACAGGCTATAGACCGTAGCGGAGGTAAACACGGAAATAAAGGTACAGAAGCAGGGATAGTAGCTATTAAAATGGCGAATTTAAGATCTGTAACCAGCTAA
- a CDS encoding MerR family transcriptional regulator — MEKKYTVKQLAGIAGVSIRTLHLYDSMGLLSPLVRSEANYRLYGTKELLRLQQILFYRELDIPLKEIALLLDDPDFDELQSLKAHREMLISKKERFLILLATIDKTIDSLKNKTMLKPEELYEGLSTEKAAAYKKEAIKKYGEEVVDKAQSHLQNLKKNELQKLVEEQKELAVQLYQYKNQSPMSNTVQLLIRRHYENTRKLWGTGEAKDTQAEAYKGLGLLYLNDERFTLVNNVYDEEFARFLSQAMEYFSDNNL; from the coding sequence ATGGAAAAAAAGTATACAGTAAAACAGCTGGCAGGGATTGCGGGAGTAAGTATCAGGACCCTGCATTTATACGATAGTATGGGACTTTTATCTCCTTTGGTAAGATCGGAAGCTAATTACAGGCTATATGGTACAAAAGAACTGTTGAGACTGCAACAGATACTTTTTTACAGAGAGCTTGACATTCCTTTAAAGGAGATAGCACTATTACTGGATGATCCTGATTTTGATGAGCTACAATCGTTAAAGGCACATAGAGAAATGCTTATTTCAAAAAAGGAAAGATTCCTAATCTTATTAGCAACTATCGACAAAACTATTGATTCACTTAAAAACAAAACGATGTTAAAACCCGAAGAATTGTATGAAGGACTGTCGACGGAAAAAGCGGCGGCCTATAAAAAAGAAGCTATAAAAAAGTATGGCGAAGAAGTGGTAGATAAAGCCCAAAGCCATTTGCAGAATTTAAAGAAGAATGAACTTCAAAAACTAGTAGAGGAACAAAAGGAACTAGCGGTACAACTTTATCAATATAAAAATCAAAGCCCCATGAGTAATACCGTGCAGCTTCTTATAAGGAGGCATTATGAGAATACACGAAAACTTTGGGGAACCGGTGAAGCTAAAGATACTCAGGCAGAGGCTTACAAAGGTTTAGGGCTTCTGTATTTAAATGATGAGAGGTTTACCTTGGTAAACAATGTTTATGATGAAGAGTTTGCCCGCTTTTTGAGCCAGGCAATGGAATATTTTTCAGATAATAATCTATAA
- a CDS encoding DUF2461 domain-containing protein, whose product MLPSSILPFLEDLKNNNNREWFQANQKRYKTYKEDYKNVAEELIKEVSTTDTSLKHLEAKNCTFRINRDIRFSKDKSPYKTNMGIWMSAGNKDFNMGGYYLHIEKGASFIAGGLHMPDPVSLKKMRREIAGFYEDLEEILENKDFKKLYGDFDREQSLKTAPKDYDKDHPAIDFLKLKSFTVTHKLSDKDLADKNFIKETAKKLLVMQPLIEYINRAMTTEE is encoded by the coding sequence ATGCTGCCATCATCCATACTTCCGTTTTTAGAAGACCTTAAAAACAATAATAACCGTGAGTGGTTTCAGGCAAATCAAAAAAGATATAAAACTTATAAAGAAGACTATAAAAATGTTGCCGAGGAACTTATAAAAGAAGTAAGCACAACAGACACTTCGTTAAAGCATCTTGAGGCAAAAAACTGTACTTTCAGGATAAACCGTGATATCCGTTTTTCTAAAGACAAATCTCCTTATAAAACCAATATGGGTATATGGATGTCGGCAGGAAATAAGGATTTCAACATGGGTGGCTATTACCTGCATATAGAAAAAGGCGCCAGCTTTATTGCAGGAGGCCTGCACATGCCCGATCCTGTCTCACTTAAAAAAATGCGCCGTGAAATTGCCGGCTTTTATGAAGATCTTGAAGAAATACTGGAAAACAAGGATTTTAAAAAACTATATGGCGATTTTGACAGGGAGCAAAGCCTTAAAACCGCTCCTAAGGATTATGACAAAGACCATCCTGCCATAGACTTTTTAAAACTTAAAAGCTTCACAGTTACCCATAAGCTAAGTGATAAAGATTTAGCCGATAAAAACTTTATAAAGGAAACAGCAAAAAAATTATTGGTAATGCAACCGCTTATAGAATATATAAACCGTGCCATGACTACCGAAGAGTAG
- the murB gene encoding UDP-N-acetylmuramate dehydrogenase, with product MEIALHHPLKNYNTFGINAHADEFVAVRSVSELSQVLKENSNKQKFILGGGSNMLLTQDIHALVIHVDIKDKEVVFEDDNHVHLKAMAGENWHEFVLYSISQNYGGLENLSLIPGNVGTTPIQNIGAYGTEIKDTFVSCEAMDIETQEIKTFTKEECEFAYRESVFKNNLKNKYVIVSVTFRLTKNNHKINTAYGDILAMLAQNNITEPTIKDVSNAVIAIRQSKLPDPKELGNSGSFFKNPIISKELFEKAHAQHPQMPHYVVSETEVKVPAGWLIEQSGFKGKRFGDAGVHTKQALVLVNYGNATGQELLQLSKKIQETVYTNFGIRIEAEVNVI from the coding sequence ATGGAAATTGCTTTACACCATCCGCTAAAAAACTATAATACTTTTGGCATTAATGCCCATGCAGACGAGTTTGTAGCCGTACGCTCCGTTTCAGAACTTTCTCAGGTACTTAAAGAAAACAGCAATAAGCAAAAGTTTATACTTGGTGGTGGCAGCAATATGTTACTTACTCAGGACATACATGCTTTGGTTATACATGTAGATATAAAAGACAAAGAAGTGGTTTTTGAAGACGACAATCATGTTCACTTAAAAGCAATGGCAGGCGAAAACTGGCATGAGTTTGTTCTTTACAGTATTTCTCAAAACTATGGCGGACTTGAAAATCTTTCTTTGATACCCGGCAATGTAGGCACTACCCCAATACAAAACATTGGTGCCTATGGCACCGAAATAAAAGACACTTTTGTTTCCTGCGAAGCTATGGATATAGAAACACAGGAAATAAAGACATTTACAAAAGAGGAATGCGAATTTGCTTACAGGGAAAGTGTTTTTAAAAACAACCTTAAAAACAAATATGTTATTGTTTCGGTTACATTCAGGCTAACCAAAAACAACCACAAAATAAACACCGCTTATGGTGATATTCTGGCAATGCTTGCTCAAAACAACATTACCGAGCCGACCATAAAAGATGTAAGCAATGCCGTTATAGCAATACGCCAAAGCAAATTACCAGACCCAAAAGAACTGGGCAACAGCGGTAGCTTTTTTAAAAACCCTATAATAAGCAAAGAGCTTTTTGAAAAAGCACATGCCCAACACCCGCAAATGCCTCATTATGTAGTTTCGGAAACTGAAGTAAAAGTTCCTGCGGGATGGCTTATAGAGCAGTCAGGCTTTAAGGGCAAACGTTTTGGAGATGCCGGTGTGCATACAAAGCAGGCCTTGGTACTGGTAAACTACGGCAACGCAACCGGACAGGAATTACTGCAACTTTCTAAAAAAATTCAGGAAACCGTTTATACTAATTTCGGAATCAGGATTGAAGCAGAGGTTAATGTTATTTAA
- a CDS encoding DUF6377 domain-containing protein — protein sequence MKQLLSLLFLLLTFSLFAKGNDPILEKLDAELQKKDFYVKKKYTAIKELKTHVEKFILSKDERALYNTYMSLFNEYRSFKYDSAYYYIEQAKDVALKLKEPELLAKSKIKEGFVLLSSGLFKEAIDTLSSIKNTEALDLKTQYEYFSVKARAYYDLADYTRDPRYNVNYIQKGTEYINQAIAIADTNTNDYWAVVSLKRMKQQDRKGAEFAFSYWINNYKLPVEYYGIATSSLGYIYSEQGLKEKGIYYLTLAAIADIKNATKETVALRNLANELFKTGKLEKANKYINLAMDDATFYDARHRKIEISSILPIIEKAQLNKIKDKNDTLENIVILLAVLAAIIIVFLVIIFRQLKERNASRKAMAESYTKLKEMNVSLSEANIIKEEYIAYFIKATSDFINKIDHLQKSTIQKIISKKTDEVITSLKRYNVKKERENLFHHFDEIFLRLFPTFIEDFNALFPDDHKTIIKKGELLNTEMRLFALYRLGIQDSTQIADFLELSVSTVYTYKTRIKSKSHSKDEFEDKIMAIKTI from the coding sequence ATGAAACAGCTTTTAAGCCTCCTTTTTTTACTACTAACTTTTTCACTTTTTGCAAAGGGTAATGACCCTATTCTTGAAAAACTGGATGCGGAACTTCAAAAAAAGGACTTCTATGTAAAGAAGAAATACACCGCCATAAAAGAATTAAAAACCCATGTAGAAAAGTTTATCCTGAGCAAAGATGAAAGGGCTTTGTACAATACCTATATGTCATTGTTTAATGAATACAGATCCTTTAAATATGATTCTGCATACTATTATATTGAACAGGCTAAAGATGTAGCCCTGAAATTGAAAGAACCTGAGCTTTTAGCCAAGTCAAAAATCAAGGAAGGCTTTGTTTTGCTTTCATCAGGATTATTTAAAGAAGCCATAGACACCCTTTCAAGCATTAAAAACACCGAAGCACTTGACCTTAAAACACAATATGAATATTTCTCTGTAAAAGCCCGCGCCTATTATGACCTTGCCGACTATACCAGAGATCCAAGATATAATGTAAATTATATCCAAAAAGGTACCGAATACATCAATCAGGCTATAGCGATTGCCGATACCAACACTAACGATTACTGGGCTGTAGTAAGCTTAAAGCGCATGAAACAACAGGACCGTAAAGGTGCTGAGTTTGCTTTTAGTTACTGGATAAACAACTATAAACTCCCTGTTGAATATTATGGCATTGCCACTTCGAGTTTAGGATACATCTATTCTGAACAGGGATTGAAGGAAAAAGGTATTTACTACCTAACCTTAGCAGCGATTGCAGACATTAAAAACGCTACAAAGGAAACTGTTGCATTGCGAAATCTGGCTAATGAGCTTTTTAAGACAGGAAAATTGGAAAAGGCTAACAAATACATTAACCTGGCTATGGATGATGCCACCTTTTATGATGCCAGGCATCGCAAAATTGAAATATCTTCCATACTGCCTATTATAGAAAAGGCACAGCTCAATAAAATTAAGGACAAGAACGACACCCTTGAAAACATTGTAATACTGCTGGCAGTACTTGCGGCTATCATTATAGTATTCCTTGTAATTATTTTCAGGCAACTAAAGGAAAGGAACGCCTCCCGAAAGGCAATGGCAGAATCTTACACCAAACTAAAGGAGATGAACGTAAGCCTTAGTGAAGCGAATATTATAAAAGAAGAATACATCGCCTACTTTATTAAGGCTACGTCAGACTTTATCAATAAAATTGACCACTTACAAAAAAGTACGATTCAGAAAATCATATCTAAAAAGACCGATGAGGTTATTACCAGCCTTAAGCGTTATAATGTAAAAAAGGAAAGGGAAAACCTGTTCCATCACTTTGATGAGATTTTCCTAAGGTTGTTCCCCACCTTTATTGAAGACTTTAATGCGCTTTTTCCTGACGATCATAAAACTATCATCAAAAAGGGAGAACTACTTAACACCGAGATGCGTTTGTTTGCCTTATACCGACTTGGAATACAGGACAGCACACAAATTGCCGACTTCCTTGAGCTTTCGGTTTCAACAGTCTACACATACAAGACCCGCATAAAAAGTAAATCGCACAGCAAAGACGAGTTTGAAGATAAGATTATGGCTATCAAAACCATATAA